The Mycobacteriales bacterium genome has a segment encoding these proteins:
- a CDS encoding DinB family protein, protein MEMRTDRVGLLLDQLDSSVGITRERLTGLTDEEYLWEPAPGAWSVHRRGEAASPDPYGPGDWLLDWDHGHPDPDPVTTIAWRLGHLISMYKDRWEWTFGSRSIRPEVSTDFTPSAEEALATLWAETERFAASVGAMTDEQLDVPGFGQYPYGLDPKLPFISIVWWMNREFIHHCAEVALLRDLYLRREKAARDSR, encoded by the coding sequence ATGGAGATGCGCACCGATCGGGTCGGCCTGCTGCTCGACCAGCTCGACTCTTCCGTCGGCATCACCCGCGAGCGGCTGACCGGCCTGACCGACGAGGAATACCTCTGGGAGCCGGCGCCGGGCGCGTGGTCGGTGCACCGGCGGGGCGAGGCCGCCAGCCCGGATCCGTACGGGCCGGGTGACTGGCTGCTCGACTGGGACCACGGCCATCCCGACCCCGATCCGGTCACCACGATCGCCTGGCGGCTGGGGCACCTGATCTCGATGTACAAGGACCGCTGGGAGTGGACGTTCGGATCCCGCAGCATCCGGCCCGAGGTCTCGACCGACTTCACGCCATCCGCGGAGGAGGCGCTGGCGACGCTCTGGGCGGAGACCGAGCGGTTCGCCGCCTCGGTCGGCGCGATGACCGACGAGCAGCTGGACGTCCCCGGGTTCGGCCAGTACCCGTACGGGTTGGATCCCAAGCTGCCGTTCATCTCGATCGTCTGGTGGATGAACCGCGAGTTCATCCACCACTGCGCCGAGGTCGCCCTCCTGCGCGACCTCTACCTCCGCCGCGAGAAAGCAGCGCGGGATTCGAGGTAG
- a CDS encoding YciI family protein, whose product MRYLIMIQSNPSFQAVWERMSDDELRALGPRYRELSRELAASGELIASEGLGDVALTRRVTVRDGRTVVSDGPMAEAKEHLAGFYLVDCTAERAVEIAARIPDATWTELLIRPINPEPPTPATGTGGVAEVGGSGSRGSSGDSAVAGPAEGAGDEAIPPGAGAEAPER is encoded by the coding sequence GTGCGGTACCTGATCATGATCCAGTCGAACCCGTCGTTCCAGGCGGTCTGGGAGCGGATGAGCGACGACGAACTGCGCGCGCTCGGACCGCGCTACCGGGAGCTGTCCCGGGAACTGGCCGCGTCCGGCGAGCTGATCGCGTCCGAGGGGCTCGGCGACGTGGCGCTGACCCGGCGGGTCACCGTGCGGGACGGGCGGACCGTCGTCAGCGACGGGCCGATGGCGGAGGCGAAGGAGCACCTGGCCGGCTTCTACCTCGTCGACTGCACCGCCGAACGCGCCGTCGAGATCGCCGCCCGAATCCCCGACGCCACCTGGACCGAACTCCTCATCCGCCCCATCAACCCCGAACCCCCCACCCCCGCGACCGGGACCGGGGGCGTGGCGGAGGTGGGCGGGTCGGGGAGCCGGGGGTCGTCGGGCGACTCCGCCGTGGCCGGGCCTGCCGAGGGCGCCGGCGACGAGGCGATCCCGCCCGGGGCCGGCGCGGAGGCGCCGGAACGGTGA